The DNA region ACCCCTCCCGCTTTGGTGATCATCGTCGACGAGTTCGCTGCTCTGGCCACCGAGATTCCCGAGTTCGTCGATGGTGTCATCGACGTGGCGCAACGGGGTCGCTCACTTGGCCTGCATCTCATTCTTGCCACGCAACGCCCCGCTGGTGTCATCAAGGACAACTTGCGGGCAAACACAAATCTTCGGATTGCTCTGCGGCTCAACGATGTCGATGACTCACTCGACGTCGTCGGAGATCCCCTGGCTGCACATTTTGCACCGGAAATTCCTGGCCGCGCTGTGGCTAAGACCGGTCCAGGCCGACTGACAACTTTCCAAGCCGGCTACGTTGGAGGGTGGACCGGGGACCAACCTGACAGCGCACCGATTGACATCTGGGAGTTTGTCTTCGGGCGCCGCCGGCCATGGAATACCCAGGTGGCCAACGCTGCCCGGCCGGCTGCAGGACCGAATGACATTAGTCGAATCGTCAGCAATGTCGTGTCCGCATCGGATCAGCTGCGGATTCCCGCACCGCGCCGACCGTGGCTGCCGCCGCTGCTGTCCACCTACGCGTTGGAGTCCATCCCGGCGCCGGCCGGACACCTGGTCCTCGGTCGACTCGACCTGCCAGAGCATCAGCAACAACCGGTGGCGACTTACGAACCAGACCAAGGCAATCTCGCCATTGTCGGTACCAGCGGTTCGGGCAAGTCGACAGTGCTCCGAACACTCGCGATCTCGGCGGCGTTGACAGCGGAGGGCCCAACACATGTATACGGATTCGACTTCTCGTCGGGCAGCTTGCGAATGCTCGAGGCACTTCCACATGTCGCGGCCATTGTCGACGGAGAGGACGATGAGCGGATTGGCCGAGTATTACGCAGGTTGGTCGGCATCCTGGATGACCGCGCACGAAAGTTTACTAGCGCCAACGTATCCGACCTCACCGGATACCGAAAGGGTGTGGATCCCAGTGAGCCGCGGATTCTGCTTCTCGTCGACGGTGTAGGCGCCTTCCGCGATGCCTACGAGCACGTAGGGCATTCTTCGCATTTTGCGATGTTCAACCAGGTCGTCAGCGAGGGACGAAGGTTGGGGGTGCACGTCGTGCTAGCCGCCGACCGACCGGGTGCGCTGTCGACGTCGTTGGCGTCGCTGATGCAGCGTCGTCTGACTCTGCGACTGGCCTCAGACGAGGATTACCTGTTGACAGGTGAACCGCACGACATCCTGTCGGCGAACTCCCCGCCTGGCCGGGGCATCATCGCCGGCAACGAGGTCCAGGTCGCTGTATTCGGCGGAGACGACAGTGTGGGCGGGCAGGCCAAGGCGATCGCGGACCTGGCAGAACGCATGCGCACGAGGGGATTTGTCAGCCCCGAACCCGTTCAACGCCTGACCGATCACATCGATCTGGACGCCCTGCCGGCGACGGTGGGCGGGATTCCCACAATCGGAATCGCCGACGAAAGCCTGCAACCGGTGGGTATTCGGCCGCAAGGTCTGCTGATGCTCACCGGACCACCTGGCAGCGGCCGTACGACTGCACTTGTCACCCTGGCGCAGTCAGTGCGCAGGGTCAGCCCGCATACCCACATTGTTCATCTGGCTCCAGCATATTCGGCGATAGCCAAGCATGAGGTGTTCACCAACAGTGCGACCGGTGGTAGGGAAGTCACGGATCTGATTGGACGGTTGATGTCCAGTGCGGACTCGGGCGCCGACAATCTGATGTTGGTCGTCGAGTCCATTACCGAGTTCACTGGATCCGAAGCCGAGATGGAACTCGCAGCGCTGATCAAATCTCTTTCTGCCAGCAGAGCATTCATTGTCGGCGAGTCGGAAGTGTCGACGTGGGGGCAGGCTTGGACACTAGCGCAACCATTCAAGTCCGGACGTCGCGGGTTGCTACTGTCGCCCAACGGAGTTGAGGCCGATTCACTTCTCAACACCCCGATCGGCATCATCCGGCGACATGATTTCCCGCCCGGTCGTGGCGTGTTGATAGAGAAGGGCAAGGGGGTGTGGGTCCAGGTCGCTCAGCCAATCTTCTGATAAGCCATACAACATCATTCATCCAGAGAAAGCAGAAATATCATGGCAATGGTCGGTGCAGACGTTGAACAGCTCAACCAACTCGCTGCTCAGCTCAACAACAAGGCGAATGAGATCCAGAATGTCATCTCGCAACTGACGTCGGCGATCAATTCGGTCGAATGGCGAGGTAATGATGCGAACCGGTTTCGTTCCGACTGGCAGGGCCAGTATGTCGGGCAACTCAAGACGGTCGTGAGTGCGTTGCAGACGGCATCGCAGAATGCCAAGCGGAATGCTCAGGAGCAGCAGCAGGCGTCCGGTACGTAACTAGCGGATGGCCATGGAAGGGGCTGACGTCGCGCAGTTGCGCACGTTGGCGTCACAGTTGACCAAGGGTGCAGAACAGCTGGACTCCGCGTCCAAAGGTCTGCATTCTCTGGTCAACAGCATGCAGTGGCGTGGGGCGGATGCGCAGCGTTTCCGATCCGAGTGGAACGGTGCCTCCGTCCACGCACTGTCGAGAGCCGCATCAGCGCTGCGTGATGCGGAGAAAGTGATTCGCCGCAACGCCGACGAGCAGGAGAATGCTAGCAGCGGGAAGTCAGCTGGCGCCGCGGAGATGTTTCGGCGGCTGAGGAACAATCAGAAGAACGATTATGGCGAATCAACCTGCGACGCAGATGGAGTTCGAATTGAGAGCGTCGTAGGCCCCGATGGCAAGACGCGATTGATCGTTTACTTCAAGGGGCAGGGCAGTGCCGATGGTCGGGATTTTGGTCGGTCCGCTGCCCTGGCGACGGGCGTGCTCAACGTTGATCCAAGCATCACCCGTCAAATCGACGAAGCACTCGCCAAGCTACCGGACGGCAAGAACACCGAAGTCATGCTCGTCGGCTTCAGCCAAGGCGGGATGGATGCCCAGAACATTGCCGCGTCGGGAAAGTACAACGTGACGACCCTGATGACGTATGGGACGCCGATCATCCGCGCTGATGATCCGAAGATCGCGACGGTGCATATTCGAGCCGAGGGGGATCCGGTCCCGGCAGGTGGGGAGGTCGTCGCAGCTGGTGCTCGAACGATCACAAATCCTCTGGGCCGAGTCCTTCCGAAGCAATTGCTGCCCCTGTTGTTCGTAGCCGAGCTGGTGGCTCCCCGCAGCGACAACGTCTTCACCTTCGATTCGCCGAACGACGGAACATTCATGGACGTTCACGAACAGGGTTATCCGGACGCGGCCGCAGCGTTCGACAAAGCCAACGACAGCCGTTTTGCTGATGTGAAGGACAATATGAAGAAGTTCGAGGGCACGGTTTCCGTTGTCTCCGAATGACCCAGGGGTCGGCTGGGTGGATCCGAACTCGCCTGACGCTGCGGACCCTCGGTCGGACAGGGTTCTCATCCTTTCTGGTGTGGCCCTCATCGTCATCGTTCTGCTCGCATTCGTCGGGGTCGTCCTGGCCAACAAGGGCGGCTTGATCGGCGGCACCGGGACCGATGAGCATGGCCAGGTCACTTTGATCCCGATCAACGCTGCCGGTGACGACTCCTTCATGCCGTCGGTGGTCGTCGCGCCGATAGAGATCACCGACAACGTCGCAACCGACATCGATTCCTTCGTCACACAATTGCCTCGCTCGGCGGTGCGCGGGGCGCGGGTTGTGCCTGGAACCCAGCAAGGGCTGTATGGCGCCACCGGTGAGGCAGTTGAGTGCGACGTCTCGGCGGCCGCCAACTATCTCGATGCGCGTCGGGACCGGTCAGTGCAGTGGGCCCAGGCGATCAACGTCGCAGCAGAGAGGATTCCCTATTATCTCAACACCCTGACTCCGGCGGTGTTGACCGCCGACACCTGGGTCACGGCGTTTGCCCCCGGTGAAGGACACCCAGCGTCGCGCCAAGCGGTACTGCAGGCAGGTAATGCAGTGCTGATCGATCAGGTCGGTGTACCGAGGATGCACTGTGCAACCGGCAATCCGCTCGGCCCGCCTGCCAACGTCAACCTGGCCTCGTTGGCTGTGAATGGCAAACGGTGGCAAGGTTTCGATCAGCAAGGCGTGATTGCGATCGCGTATTCAGGCGGAGGAAGTGAAGCGCCTGTCGTCGACGAGTTCGTCCTTCGCAATCTCAGCACCGGGGAGGTCATCACCCGTCCCGCAGGCAAGACCATAGACATCGGAGTGGACCCCACCGGCTGGTCGCCTGATCCGGCTGCGATGAATGTGCCACCCGCTTCCTGAGGGGCATCGACGTAAATGCTCAGAGTGTCGACGCACCGCTGAGCAGTGCCCAAACAATGAATACGGCGAGCAGTACGACGACGAGCACGACGGCTGCGAGCACGGTCAGATAAGTACGCTGACTCAATCCGAAGATGGTGGCCGGTGGAGGCTTGGACGCAGTGGGTGGCCTCCTGTCGCCCGGGGATGAGACTGGCACCGAGGCGCGTGAGATGCTCTGCTGCGATCTACTTGCCGTTCGACTCCATTTCTGATGCTCTCTGCGGGCGGCGCGTTCGTCCTCGATAGTGCACCACGGGCAGACCGCGCATCCGACCGGAACCTGGTGTATCGCCTGAACGCAGTGTGTCAGTTGGATTCTCGTCAGCGCACGGCGCCATTCGGTGGCTGTGGGCCGTAGCGTCGGGTTTGTCGCTCCGCCGCTGAAAGCGCGGACAAACAACTGCTGGATATCGGTGGGCAAGAAAGCCAACGGCGGGGCCACCGGGTGGGTGTGCAACCGCGAGTTAGGTCCACCCGCCCAATCACCAGATCGCGCTAGGGACAGGGCATCGGGCTGCGGGCCTTCGCCGACCCATCGTCCTCGCAGAAAGGGGTGGTTTCCGGCCATCAGCAGCTGGTGGATGTGTACGGCGAGGGCGAACAAATCCGACGGCTTCTCGCGCATCTGCTCGCGTAGATTCAGACCGCTGAGTTCGGGTGCTGTGAACTCTGGGCGTCCGACCGGGCAGAGATACCGACGTCCAGCACGATCAGTGAATTGCATGGAGTCACAGTCGACGAGCGTCACCCGGGTCGTGTCTGCGACGAGAATATTGCGTTCTTGAAAGTCGCCGATCACGGCCTCAACGCGGTGTACCGACTCCACTGCTAGGCACAAGTTGGCAGCGACGTTGACGAGGTGCCCCCAGGTGGCATGGCGCGTCCATTGCGGGGCCGAGGGCATCGGGTCGATCCGGTTGGACGGGTTGCTCATCGTATGCAGTTCGACGGCGGTACTGGTATCGATCCTCGGCATGACGAAGCCGACAGGCCGGGAACCGTCGAGCAACAATTGCTGGGGCCAGGTCAACACGATGAATCCGTCGGGCTGAATTGCACCTGGTGGCGGCGAGTCGACCATGGCGGCAACTTTGTCGAGTTTTTGGGAAAGTCCGCCGAGTCCGGCATGAAATACCTTGGCGGCTAGATCAGGTCGGCCGCGAACAGCATGCACTGTACCTTCACCGGTAGCGCCCGCCAAAGGCGGTCCTAGATGGAGAGGTGAGCCATCGGATAGCCACAGCGCATTGTCACCCATGGGCTGAATGGTGCGTCCGGGTGTGGGGAACTTTGGGTGCCGGAGAACCGACGATCGTTGTCGTCACCGGACGTGCGGACGGAAAGAACTCGTCTGTCTCCCAGCGCAATGCCGAAAGCACCATAGTCTTGTCATCACCGGTCTGGTCATCGGCGATGTCACGAAGCAGCGCGGCGAAATGTGCTGAACTGGTTCCCGCTCGCACATGGCGCCACGATCCTCGAAAGAACGGTTCGTAGGCTTCACCGGTCGTGATGTCGGTGATCTTGTAACTCATCCCGTCCGTACTGAGCGCGAACGCTGTCACACCGGTGAGCGTCTCGGTTCGAAACGCTGACGCAAAGGCGTCTTCGGACTGGAGGAACCACGTTGCATTTGCGTAATCGGTCTTCGCCTCAATGAGCGTTGTGCTGATTCCGCGATCTGTCTCTACGGCGATGACGCCGTCACCGATCTGGCCGAAGACGGCGCGCCGTCGATCAGCGACGACAACGCTCAAGGTCGTCGACAGCAGCGGCAGTTCCAGCTTCATGGCCTCAGCACGGCGGCGGACGCGATCCAGCGCGCATTCGAACAGCCATCGCATCTGCGCCGGATGACCGGCGGGGTCGGTGACGAAGTCACGTCTGAACTGCGCGCGCAGCGCATCGCGTACCACGCTCTGGCAGGCCGTATAGGAGCCCCACGCCGAAGTGCCGCTCACTGAACCTGCCCCGTCAGCGACAGCCGCTACGACGAGGCCACCCGAGATGCCGTAACGGTAAGCGTCGTCGCAACCCAGGCCGCGGCGGTGATGCATATCGCCGACGACGGAGGCGCCGCACATGGCCCATTCCCAGCTGCCTGGGCGTTCGTCGCTCGTGGGGGTGCTCACGCTTTGGCCCAACCGGCGATGGACGGCAGTTGAATGTGCTCACCCATACCGCCGAGATCTTCGTCAGTATGGGCGTGCTCCGAGGAGTGTGAGACGTTCGTCAGCGAGGCAGATAGCCACTCGAACAGTTCCTCGAACTTCAACCCGTCCAATGGGGCCGGGCTACGCTGTGTCGAAAGCCGGCTCAATTCCTGGTAGTCCACTTTGGGTCCCGCGCCGACAGCGAAAACTGTTACGCTGCGGCTTGTCTCGGCTTGATTGAGTCGTTCGACGGCAGCGTCGAATCCCTCGATGTTCGGCCTTCCATCGGTGATCACCAGAATCCACGGCCGGTAGTACTGCAATCCGGCGTTCTTGTAGGCATTCTTGCGGTCCTCAATGATGTCGAGTGCCAAGTGGATTCCCGCCGCGAGGTTGGTGGTACCACCAACCGAAAACCGCGGTGGTTGGAGATTGCGGGCCTCCTGCATCGGCACCAGCACGGTGGCGGCAGTACCGAAGGTGACGACCGCAACCTCAACCCGCTTGCTGGCCAGCGACTCGTTGTGTAGGTAACGTGTGAAGTGCGCGAAGCCGCGCTCTAGAGCGGCGATAGGCGCACCCTCCATTGACCCGGACACGTCGATCAGGGCGACGCAAGCAACTCTCGGGTCGGGGTTGGTGTCGTTGAGCTCGACCGACCATCCCCATTCGGTCACCGGCAGACCTCTTTCATTCTTGGGCGCAGAGGACTGCGAAATCTTTTCACCGGTAGACCTGTTCAGCGGTCGCGTGTATGTGGTTCCTGGGAATCGACACGCCGGTGATCGCCATAGGTGGTGCCAGCGGCAAATCGCTGAGTCGATTCGGCAAGGACCTCACTTGCTCGGTCTCTAGGCGCGGCTGCATCTTTCGAGGGGAGGCCGGGTGGCTCGGCCTGTCCGGCGGGCACGGCGATCGTCGGCTTAGCGGCAGGCGCTGCCCACATGTCGTTCGGTGGCACGGTGTGGTCGCTGGGTGGAGGTTGGGCTGTCGTTACGGTCGGCGACGGGTTCAAAGGTTTGTGGCGCGCGGTTGGCGAACCGGAGCGGCTCAGGAAGATGACAGCGGCGACGACCAGCGTCAGCGCGGCAATGGACAACGCGACATCGAAGAGGCCGGTGATCTGTTGAGCCAGGGTGTTGCCGTACACCTCGTTGATGTCAGTGGGATTGAAGGGGCGTACGCGCGGCACGAGTGCGACCCCGAGCACCAAACGGCAGATGAGCCCGACCATCACGACACCGAGCAGGATGACCAGCACCGGCCGCATGCCGGTCTTTGTCGAGGTGTTGACGAAGATCCAGAGCGCGAGCACGGCAACCAACAGGTCCGCAGCCATGAGTGCGGTGGCGTTGTACGGCGGGGTGGGAAGATCGAGCACAGCGCTGGTCAGCACGTCCGAAATCCGCATCAGGGCGGTTCCCCCGCACCATACAGCGACCAGCAGAAGCACCTTTCGCAGCGCTGCGGTCCATTCGCCGAATGCAGCCCGGCGAAGACTCGCTGTGAGTACGAATGTCCCCACGAGCGCGGCAGTGACAGTCCAGGCGAGGAAGCCCTCGTAGCCGACGCCGGCGGTTGATGTGCTCTGCGAGATGCCGTGGAATGCGTCGAGTTCGCGGCCAGCCGGCAGCATCCATACCAGAGTTCCGGCGACCAGCACCGAAGCTGCTATGAGCACGGCGGCCAAGCTGCCACCTGGTGCGGCGGCGAAAATCCACCGCGCCACGATGATCAGCGGGAGTAGCGCTACAACCGCATACAGCAGCGCGGTGAGTGCGACTGTTGCGTTCTGGGCGCCGATGTCGGGCTCGCCCAGCCCTGGAAGGACGAACCGCGTCCGCTGGTAGAGCGTGTATACGACCGCCACTGCGCCCAGGGCCAGTAGTACAGCCGTTGCAATGCGGACCCACTTCATGCGTTGCGGTGCTGGCTGCTTTGCTGCGCTCGCATACATCGGCTGTGCCGCAAGCAGAGCGCCGACGAGACCAAGGTAGGCGCCGGGACCGATCCCGGGGGGCACCTCCACCGACGACCCTGTGGCGAACGACTGGACGACCGCATAGATCGCATAGCCCGTGGCCATCACCAGGTAGGGAACGTTGAGTAGCAACCGCGCCCGGTTGACGGCGGTGTGATCGGCATTCTCGGTTTGCGTGCTCAACGGGCCGACATGTGTCAGCGCCAGCCCGGTCAGCGAGAGCAGGGTCGCGAGGACAAGAAGCGACAGTAGAGCGCCGGGGATGCCAATCGTGATACCCACCCGCAGATTCCAGGGCAGTAGCAGTCCGAGGACGAGCAGGCCAAGGGCAACGATGTCCCGAATGGCGTTGACCCGTATGGGCCGGTGCGTCACTGCGTCAGTCAAGGCGGACCCCTGCTATTCGTCGCCGGGGACTGGCAGCAGTGTCGTTGCTGGCGATGATCCGGAGTCCGAACCCGAACTGGTACCCGTTCGGTCCTTCTTCGGGAACAGGTCGGAGAGTCGCGGAAGAACTGGCTTCTGCACCGGAGGTGCAGCGGGCGGCTCCTGCATCGCGGGCGGCGGCGCGGGGGCCGGTGCTTCGATGACCGGTGGTGGGGGAGGTGCGGGTGCTTCGACCACGACCGGTGGTGGGGGAGGTGCGGGTGCCTCGACCACCACCGGTGGGGGTGCGGGAGCGGGTGCTTCGATGACCGGTGGTGGGGGAGGTGCGGGTGCTTCGACGACGACCGGTGGTGGGGGAGGAGCAGGTGCTTCGACACGCGGTGCCGGAGCCGGCCTCTGCGTATCAGGCGTCGGCCGCTCGACCTGGCTTACCTCGGGCGCCTCGATATCGGGTTGCGGAGCCTCGACCTCAGCTTTCGGATCGGTTGCGGGAGGGGCCTGCTCGGGGACCGAGCCTCGGTCGTTTCCGGTGCCCGGCTTTTGCTCCTGAACCTTGATTCCGGGTTTCACGCCGGGCCCAGGGACAGCTTCAGTCGGGGAGTCCGACGTCGTGTCCGGTGTCTTGACGACCGGTGGGGCAGTTCCCTGAATGCCGGGAAGGGTGTCGACGGTGCTCTGAGGAACGATCTCTCCGAGCGACGGGACAATCGGCAAGGTGCTGGAGGGTTTCACATTCGATGAAGACAGTTCCGATGGGGTGACGAGTTTGGCATCCACCGGAAGCACTGCCGCAGCATTCGATCTGGTCTCGTTGGTCGCGAACAACTCGGATGGAATCGCGGAGGTGTCGACTCCCGTGATCCCCGCCTCTTTACTTGTCTCGAACAGCACCCCTTTGTCCTTTGGGACGAGGACGACCGGGCCGATGTCGGTCAGGCTGATGGGGCGCTCTCCGCTGGCAGGACCCCGAGTTGAGGTCGCTTTCTTCTGGTCGCGTAGAACCTGCATATAGTTCCAGAAGGCAGTATGGCGGTCGCTAATGGTTTGCTGCATGTCGTTGATATTGGCGACCAGCTGGAGCACCTGGCACGGCGACCACTGCCCGAGATTCGCGACCAGCCGCGCTACAGAGTCAGACACTGGCGAGACTGCGGCGGGCGCTGCCCCAAGGGGCATACCGGGTGCGGGCATCGGAATGATGGCGCTGGCCTTCTGAATCGGCTCGACACCGACCGTCCCATCCTTGTACAGCTGGATCAGCTCGCCGGAAGATCCCTGGTTGCCTCCCGGC from Mycobacterium sp. SMC-4 includes:
- a CDS encoding VWA domain-containing protein, with translation MTEWGWSVELNDTNPDPRVACVALIDVSGSMEGAPIAALERGFAHFTRYLHNESLASKRVEVAVVTFGTAATVLVPMQEARNLQPPRFSVGGTTNLAAGIHLALDIIEDRKNAYKNAGLQYYRPWILVITDGRPNIEGFDAAVERLNQAETSRSVTVFAVGAGPKVDYQELSRLSTQRSPAPLDGLKFEELFEWLSASLTNVSHSSEHAHTDEDLGGMGEHIQLPSIAGWAKA
- a CDS encoding DUF6777 domain-containing protein, whose translation is MIGGTGTDEHGQVTLIPINAAGDDSFMPSVVVAPIEITDNVATDIDSFVTQLPRSAVRGARVVPGTQQGLYGATGEAVECDVSAAANYLDARRDRSVQWAQAINVAAERIPYYLNTLTPAVLTADTWVTAFAPGEGHPASRQAVLQAGNAVLIDQVGVPRMHCATGNPLGPPANVNLASLAVNGKRWQGFDQQGVIAIAYSGGGSEAPVVDEFVLRNLSTGEVITRPAGKTIDIGVDPTGWSPDPAAMNVPPAS
- a CDS encoding WXG100 family type VII secretion target, whose protein sequence is MAMVGADVEQLNQLAAQLNNKANEIQNVISQLTSAINSVEWRGNDANRFRSDWQGQYVGQLKTVVSALQTASQNAKRNAQEQQQASGT
- a CDS encoding PP2C family serine/threonine-protein phosphatase, whose product is MSTPTSDERPGSWEWAMCGASVVGDMHHRRGLGCDDAYRYGISGGLVVAAVADGAGSVSGTSAWGSYTACQSVVRDALRAQFRRDFVTDPAGHPAQMRWLFECALDRVRRRAEAMKLELPLLSTTLSVVVADRRRAVFGQIGDGVIAVETDRGISTTLIEAKTDYANATWFLQSEDAFASAFRTETLTGVTAFALSTDGMSYKITDITTGEAYEPFFRGSWRHVRAGTSSAHFAALLRDIADDQTGDDKTMVLSALRWETDEFFPSARPVTTTIVGSPAPKVPHTRTHHSAHG